Genomic DNA from Streptomyces sp. GS7:
CATCGGCTTCGACGCGGCCTCCACGGCTGGTGAGGAGGCCAAGAACCCGCAGCGCGACCTGCCGCGCGCGATCATGCTGTCACTGGTCATCGTCACCGCGCTCTACTGCCTGGTCGCCGCCATCGCGGTCGGCGCGATGCCGTGGCAGAAGTTCCAGGGCTCGGAGGCCGCACTCGCCGGGATCCTCAAGTCGGTCACCGGCCAGGACTTCTGGGCCGTCCTGCTGGCCCTCGGCGCCGTCGTCGCCATCGCCAGCGTCGTACTGACCGTCCTCTACGGCCAGACCCGCATCCTTTTCGCGATGTCCCGCGACGGTCTGGTGCCGAAGGTGTTCTCCAAGGTGCACCCCAAGAGCGGCGCACCGCGGGTCAACACCGTCATCGTCTCCGTCTTCTGCGGCGTGCTCGCCGCGGCGGTCCCGCTGGGCCAGCTGGCCGACGCCACCAGCATCGGCACGCTGTTCGCCTTCGCGCTGGTCAACGTCGCGGTGATCGTGCTGCGTCGCACCCGGCCCACCATGCCGCGGTCCTTCCGCACGCCGCTCTCGCGTACGCGGCTCTGGCCGCTCTTCCCGGCGATCGGCTTCCTCCTCTGCGTCTTCATGATGTCCAGCCTCGGCGCCGTGACCTGGGTGGTCTTCGGAGTCTGGATGGTCGTCGGCCTTGTGATCTACTTCGGATACGGCTTGCGCCGCTCCCGATTGGCCACCGCAGAGAAGTGACCCACCCGCAGTGCGACTGAACGATCTCGACGAACGCATCGTGCACGCCCTCGCCGAGGATGCCCGCCGCAGCTACGCGGACATCGGCCAGGAGGTCGGCCTGTCCGCACCGGCCGTCAAACGCCGGGTGGACCGGCTGCGGGCGGACGGCGCGATCACCGGATTCACCGTCCGGGTCGACCCGGCCGCCCTCGGCTGGGAGACCGAGGGGTTCATCGAGATCTACTGCCGCCGCAACACCTCGCCCGAGGCGATCCACCGCGGCCTGTCACGCTACCCGGAGGTAGCGTCCGCCTCCACCGTCACCGGAGAAGCGGACGCCATCGTCCAGGTCTTTGCCTCGGACATGCGGCACTTCGAACGCGTCCTGGAACGGATCGCCGGCGAACCGTTCGTGGAGCGCACCAAGTCCGTCCTCGTCCTCTCGCCACTGCTGCGCCGCTACGGGTCGGGCGCGCCCCGCTAGGGTCTGTCCGATGGGTCATGGCCGGGTCCGGTGCGTGCACGTTCCCGTCCAGGACCGGTCCTCGGGCGGGGTTCAGGCCGTGTCCCGCCGCTCGGTCCCCGGCCCCGTCGCCATCCGCGGCGGGGTTCCCTGCGTCCAGGCGATCCGGAGGGACGACGCGGATATCCGCCAGCCGTCCGGGGTCCGCACCAACTCGCTGTCCGCGTGACCCGCGGAGATGAAGAGGGCTCCGGAGCCGCCCGCCAGGACATGGGTGCTGAGCTGGGCACCTCGGGCGGTGGCCCGGTCGCCGTCGATCTCGATGACGGCGTTGGTGCCCAGGTGCACCGTCCGGTCGAACAGGGCCATCGCCTGGCTGACGCTCGCCAGCAGGGCGTCCCGACCGTGGACGGTGCCGGCGGGCATCACGGCGGTCACCTCCTCGGTGTGGAAGGCGCGGGCCCAGGCCTCGTCGAAGATCCCCTCATCCAGGGAGCGCAGGTAGCGGTCCAGGAGGTCGGTGATCTCAGCCCGGTCGATGAGGTGTTGGAGCTGCGGCGGGAACCGGGGTTCGGTCTCGGGCCGCTGCTGAGCAAGGAACTGTGCCGGTGCGGGGGATGAGGGTGAGGCTTCGGTGGTGGTCGTGGCTCTGTCCGCGGCGTCGGTCTGATCTCCGGTGGGGGTCTGGCGGGCGGCGACGGCCTTGTCGGCGGTGGCGGTCCGGTGGGTGGTGGTGGTCTGGTCGGTGGTGGTCTGGCCGGTGGTGAGGTCCTTTTCCGGCGTCGTGTTCTCGTCTGCGCTCATGTGGCGATCTTGGGATCTCAAGCGGACTTGAGGTCAAGTGCGGTGGGTCCGGGCTTCGGATCAGGGCGCGGACCGGACCTCGATCCGGGTGTCGGACCGGTGCCGGCGCGGTGCGGTCGGGTCTGTTCCGGTGGGGGGCGTTCGGGTGCGGAGGGCGGACATCACCACGGCGCCCGCCACCAGCACCACGCCCGCCGCTATGCGGTAGCCGAGCGCCGCGGCGTCGGTGAACGCGCCGGCCGTGGCCGCGCCGTGGCCCGCCCCCGAGCCGATGCGGACGGACAGGACGGTCCCCACCACGGCGATGCCCAGCGCCGCGCCCAACTCCCGTGCCGCGCCCTGGAGTCCGGAGCCCATACCGGATCGGTGGGCCGGCACGGACGTGACGATCGCGTGGGCGAGGGTCGGCATCGCCAGGCCCGCACCGGTCGACAGCACCAGGAGAAACGCCAGGTAGAGGAGGTAGGGGGTGGTGGCGTCGGCGGTGGAGAGCAGGAGCAGGCCGACCGCTATCAGGGCCAGCCCGGTGCCGGCCGTTCCGGCCTCGCCGATCCGCCGCGCCAGGCTCATGCCGTACTTCGTCACGGCCATCATCCCGAAGGCCATCGGCACGTTGGCGAAGCCGGTCTGGAGCGGTGAATAGCCCTTCACGTACTGCAGGAACTGCGCGTTGACGTAGAACAGCGCGAACATGCCGAAGAAGGCGACGGTGATACCGATACTGCCGCCCCGCAGCCGCGGCAGCCGGAACAGCCGCGGATCCAGCACCGGGTGCGCGGCCCGCAGGCCATGGTGGACGAACCC
This window encodes:
- a CDS encoding Lrp/AsnC family transcriptional regulator, which codes for MRLNDLDERIVHALAEDARRSYADIGQEVGLSAPAVKRRVDRLRADGAITGFTVRVDPAALGWETEGFIEIYCRRNTSPEAIHRGLSRYPEVASASTVTGEADAIVQVFASDMRHFERVLERIAGEPFVERTKSVLVLSPLLRRYGSGAPR
- a CDS encoding nuclear transport factor 2 family protein, producing MSADENTTPEKDLTTGQTTTDQTTTTHRTATADKAVAARQTPTGDQTDAADRATTTTEASPSSPAPAQFLAQQRPETEPRFPPQLQHLIDRAEITDLLDRYLRSLDEGIFDEAWARAFHTEEVTAVMPAGTVHGRDALLASVSQAMALFDRTVHLGTNAVIEIDGDRATARGAQLSTHVLAGGSGALFISAGHADSELVRTPDGWRISASSLRIAWTQGTPPRMATGPGTERRDTA